A stretch of the Streptococcus oralis genome encodes the following:
- a CDS encoding esterase family protein, producing MHIENLSHWSGNLNREMYLNRYGHAGIPVVVFASSGGSHNEYYDFGMIDACASFIEEGRVQFFTLSSVDSESWLATWKNGHDQAEMHRAYERYVIEEAIPFIKHKTGWFDGMMTTGCSMGAYHALNFFLQHPDVFTKVIALSGVYDARFFVGDYYNDDAIYQNSPVDYIWNQNDGWFIDRYRQAEIVVCTGLGAWEQDGLPSFYKLKEAFDQKQIPAWFAEWGHDVAHDWEWWRKQMPYFLGHLYL from the coding sequence ATGCATATTGAAAACCTCAGCCACTGGAGTGGCAATCTCAACCGTGAAATGTACCTCAATCGTTATGGACATGCTGGGATTCCAGTTGTTGTTTTTGCTTCATCTGGTGGCAGTCACAATGAATACTATGATTTTGGCATGATTGATGCCTGTGCTTCCTTTATCGAGGAGGGCCGCGTCCAGTTCTTTACGCTATCCAGTGTGGACAGTGAGAGTTGGTTGGCCACTTGGAAAAATGGTCATGATCAGGCGGAGATGCATCGTGCCTACGAACGCTATGTGATTGAGGAGGCCATTCCTTTTATCAAGCATAAAACAGGTTGGTTTGATGGCATGATGACGACAGGTTGCTCGATGGGGGCCTATCATGCACTTAATTTCTTTCTTCAGCATCCAGATGTCTTTACCAAGGTGATTGCCCTCAGTGGTGTTTATGACGCACGTTTCTTTGTTGGCGATTACTACAATGACGATGCTATTTACCAAAACTCGCCTGTAGATTATATCTGGAATCAAAACGATGGCTGGTTTATTGATCGTTACCGTCAGGCGGAGATTGTCGTTTGTACGGGCCTTGGTGCCTGGGAACAAGACGGTCTGCCATCCTTCTACAAGCTCAAAGAAGCCTTTGACCAGAAACAAATTCCAGCCTGGTTTGCTGAATGGGGACACGATGTCGCCCACGACTGGGAATGGTGGCGCAAACAAATGCCCTATTTTCTTGGACACCTGTATCTATAA
- a CDS encoding alpha/beta hydrolase produces the protein MNHSYFYLKMKEHKLKVPYTGKERRVRVLLPKDYEKDTDRFYPVVYFHDGQNVFYSKESYIGHSWKIIPAIKRNPDISRMIVVAIDNDGMGRMNEYAAWKFQESPIPGQQFGGKGVEYAEFVMEVVKPFIDETYRTKADRQHTAMIGSSLGGNITQFIGLEYQDRIGCLGVFSSANWLHQEAFNRYIERKKLSPEQRIFIYVGTEEADDTDKTLMAGNIKQAYIDSSLRYYRDLIAGGVGLDNLVLKVQSGAIHSEIPWSENLPDCLRFFAEKW, from the coding sequence ATGAATCATTCCTACTTTTATTTAAAAATGAAAGAACACAAACTCAAGGTTCCTTATACGGGGAAAGAGCGTCGTGTGCGTGTTCTTCTGCCTAAGGACTACGAGAAAGACACAGACCGTTTTTATCCAGTTGTATACTTTCATGATGGGCAAAATGTCTTTTACAGCAAGGAGTCTTATATCGGACACTCTTGGAAGATTATTCCAGCCATTAAGCGGAATCCTGATATCAGTCGCATGATTGTCGTTGCCATAGATAATGATGGTATGGGGAGGATGAATGAGTATGCGGCTTGGAAGTTTCAAGAATCTCCTATCCCAGGCCAGCAGTTTGGCGGTAAGGGTGTGGAGTATGCCGAGTTTGTCATGGAGGTGGTCAAGCCTTTTATCGATGAAACCTATCGTACCAAAGCTGATCGCCAGCATACGGCTATGATTGGTTCGTCACTAGGAGGCAATATTACCCAGTTTATCGGACTAGAGTACCAAGACCGAATTGGTTGTCTAGGTGTCTTCTCATCTGCCAACTGGCTTCACCAAGAAGCCTTTAACCGCTATATCGAGCGTAAGAAATTGTCGCCTGAACAGCGCATTTTCATCTATGTAGGAACAGAAGAAGCAGACGATACGGACAAGACCCTAATGGCTGGCAATATCAAGCAAGCCTATATCGATTCGTCGCTTCGCTATTACCGTGATTTGATTGCAGGTGGAGTAGGCTTGGATAATCTGGTCTTGAAAGTTCAGTCTGGAGCCATCCATAGTGAGATTCCATGGTCGGAAAATTTACCAGACTGTCTTCGATTTTTTGCAGAGAAATGGTAA
- the thiI gene encoding tRNA uracil 4-sulfurtransferase ThiI, producing the protein MQYSEIMIRYGELSTKHKNRMRFINKLRNNISDVLSIYPQVKVTADRDRAHAYLNGADYTAVAESLKQVFGIQNFSPVYKVEKSVDVLKSAVQEIMKAIYKEGMTFKITSKRSDHNFELDSRELNQTLGGAVFEAIPNVQAQMKNPDINLQVEIREEAAYLSYETFRGAGGLPVGSSGKGMLMLSGGIDSPVAGYLALKRGVDIEAVHFASPPYTSPGALKKAHDLTRKLTKFGGNIQFIEVPFTEIQEEIKAKAPEAYLMTLTRRFMMRITDRIREVRNGLVIINGESLGQVASQTLESMQTINAVTSTPVIRPVVTMDKLEIIDIAQEIDTFDISIQPFEDCCTIFAPDRPKTNPKIENAEQYEKRMDVEGLVERAVAGIMITEITPQVEKDTVDELIDNLL; encoded by the coding sequence TTCATCAATAAACTTCGTAATAATATTTCAGACGTTTTGTCTATCTATCCTCAAGTTAAGGTAACCGCCGATCGCGACCGTGCCCACGCTTACCTCAATGGAGCAGATTACACAGCAGTTGCAGAATCGCTCAAACAAGTCTTTGGAATTCAAAATTTTTCTCCTGTGTATAAGGTTGAAAAGTCAGTGGACGTTCTGAAGTCTGCTGTCCAAGAGATTATGAAAGCTATTTACAAGGAGGGCATGACCTTTAAAATCACTAGTAAGCGAAGTGACCACAACTTTGAATTGGATAGTCGTGAACTGAATCAAACTCTTGGTGGAGCTGTTTTCGAGGCCATTCCAAACGTGCAAGCTCAGATGAAAAATCCAGATATTAATCTTCAGGTTGAGATTCGTGAAGAGGCTGCCTATCTTTCCTATGAAACCTTTCGTGGAGCAGGAGGATTACCTGTGGGAAGTTCTGGTAAAGGTATGCTCATGTTGTCAGGAGGGATTGACTCACCTGTAGCAGGTTATCTAGCTCTTAAACGTGGGGTAGATATTGAGGCGGTTCACTTTGCCAGCCCGCCATATACTAGTCCTGGTGCCCTCAAGAAAGCACACGATTTGACTCGAAAATTGACCAAGTTTGGTGGGAATATCCAGTTTATCGAGGTGCCTTTCACAGAGATTCAAGAAGAAATCAAGGCTAAAGCGCCAGAAGCCTACCTCATGACCTTGACCCGCCGTTTTATGATGCGGATTACCGACCGTATCCGTGAGGTACGAAATGGTTTAGTTATCATTAATGGGGAAAGTCTTGGTCAAGTAGCGAGCCAGACCTTGGAAAGCATGCAGACTATTAACGCTGTGACTAGCACTCCAGTCATTCGTCCCGTGGTTACGATGGACAAGTTGGAAATCATTGACATCGCGCAGGAAATCGATACCTTTGACATTTCTATCCAGCCGTTTGAAGACTGCTGTACTATTTTTGCGCCTGACCGTCCTAAGACCAATCCTAAGATAGAGAATGCAGAGCAGTATGAAAAACGCATGGATGTTGAAGGCTTGGTTGAGCGAGCAGTGGCTGGGATTATGATTACTGAAATCACTCCCCAGGTTGAAAAAGATACTGTCGATGAGTTAATTGACAATCTCCTCTAA